A single genomic interval of Romboutsia ilealis harbors:
- a CDS encoding ABC transporter ATP-binding protein, which yields MDNIVEIKNVYKSYSKKEVISNMNLNIPKGKIVGLLGPNGSGKSTLIKLINGLLQPNSGDVLIDGIKPSIETKRIVSYLPERTYLNDWMKVSDILNFFNDFYDDFNMDKAMDMVKSLNININEKLKTMSKGTKEKVQLILVMSRHAKLYILDEPIGGVDPAARTYILKTIITNYCEDSTLLIATHLISEIENICDDVIFISNGNIILQGNVDEIREEKGKSIDALFREEFKC from the coding sequence ATGGACAATATCGTTGAAATTAAAAATGTATATAAAAGTTATTCAAAAAAAGAAGTTATAAGTAATATGAATTTAAATATTCCTAAAGGAAAGATTGTGGGACTTTTAGGTCCTAATGGAAGTGGTAAAAGTACTTTAATAAAGCTTATAAATGGGTTGCTTCAACCTAATAGTGGTGATGTTTTAATAGATGGTATAAAGCCTTCTATAGAAACTAAGCGTATAGTATCATATTTACCTGAGCGAACTTATCTTAATGATTGGATGAAGGTTTCTGATATTTTAAACTTTTTCAATGATTTTTATGATGATTTTAATATGGATAAAGCTATGGATATGGTAAAAAGTCTTAATATAAATATTAATGAAAAGCTTAAGACTATGTCTAAAGGAACTAAAGAAAAAGTTCAGTTAATACTTGTTATGTCAAGACATGCAAAGCTTTATATATTAGATGAGCCTATTGGTGGTGTTGACCCTGCTGCTAGGACTTATATACTTAAAACTATTATTACAAATTACTGTGAAGATAGTACATTATTAATAGCTACTCACTTAATAAGTGAAATAGAAAATATATGTGATGATGTAATTTTTATATCTAATGGTAATATTATTTTACAAGGTAATGTAGATGAAATCAGAGAAGAAAAAGGAAAGTCTATAGATGCTTTATTTAGGGAGGAATTTAAATGTTAG
- a CDS encoding YdeI/OmpD-associated family protein, giving the protein MAYKFEAIIQQVENKDATFIEIPFDVEKEFGAKRVKVKAKFDNIDYRGSIVRMGMPCFIIGLTKEIRKKIGKGIGDTVSVEIEKDEEERIVEIPIEFKSMLNGNNNAKDFFNSLSYSQKKKYITWITSAKKEETKIKRMNEALLKLEDKVKL; this is encoded by the coding sequence ATGGCTTATAAATTTGAAGCAATAATACAACAAGTTGAAAATAAAGATGCAACATTTATAGAAATACCTTTTGATGTAGAAAAAGAATTTGGTGCAAAAAGAGTAAAGGTAAAGGCTAAATTTGACAATATAGATTATAGAGGATCTATAGTAAGAATGGGTATGCCATGCTTTATAATAGGGCTTACAAAGGAAATAAGAAAGAAAATAGGTAAAGGAATAGGTGATACTGTATCTGTAGAAATAGAAAAAGATGAAGAAGAACGTATTGTTGAAATACCTATAGAATTTAAAAGTATGCTTAATGGAAATAACAATGCTAAAGATTTTTTTAACAGTTTATCATACTCTCAAAAGAAAAAGTATATAACTTGGATAACATCAGCTAAAAAGGAAGAAACTAAAATAAAGAGAATGAATGAGGCTTTACTAAAACTAGAAGATAAAGTGAAGTTATAA
- a CDS encoding cob(I)yrinic acid a,c-diamide adenosyltransferase, giving the protein MQIYTKTGDKGQTSLYDGTRIDKDSIRVESYGTIDELNSYIGLCMHYINEDEKKVLFNIQRDLFYIGSELATKNTEKLNKVVTDNDIKNLENIIDKYMGEAKGLDSFIIPGTSLASAHLHIARTICRRAERIIISLSKIEKVNPMLIKYINRLSDTLYAIARYSEDKLIPMEF; this is encoded by the coding sequence ATGCAAATATATACAAAAACAGGAGATAAAGGTCAAACATCATTGTATGATGGAACACGAATTGACAAAGATAGTATAAGAGTTGAATCATATGGAACAATAGATGAGTTAAATTCATACATAGGTTTATGTATGCACTATATAAATGAAGATGAGAAAAAAGTATTATTTAATATTCAAAGAGATTTATTTTATATAGGCTCAGAGTTAGCAACTAAAAATACAGAGAAACTAAACAAAGTAGTAACTGATAATGATATTAAAAATTTAGAAAATATAATAGATAAGTATATGGGTGAAGCTAAAGGATTAGATTCATTTATAATACCAGGTACGTCCTTAGCATCAGCCCACTTACATATAGCAAGGACAATATGTAGAAGAGCTGAAAGAATTATAATATCTCTTAGTAAAATAGAAAAAGTAAACCCTATGCTTATAAAATATATAAATAGATTATCTGATACTTTATATGCTATAGCAAGATATAGCGAAGATAAATTAATACCTATGGAATTTTAA
- a CDS encoding DUF4397 domain-containing protein, protein MDCFEIKNNSSLVRIFHAAPQAQNIDVYVNDQMVFNDLAFGDFTKYVYLDEGEYNVSVYVAGQKDRPIINQMVDVSSQQIFTVAATGNLDNLGLLVIPDKVSKSPSQSYSSLRVIHLSPNAPGVNILVDGDILFEDISFEEGTDYVDLNPGTYNVNVVLNTDKSVVLPLKVTLNPDKIYTIYIIGNPPTLQAVQVVDGNTYACR, encoded by the coding sequence ATGGATTGCTTTGAAATAAAAAATAATAGTTCCTTAGTAAGAATTTTTCATGCTGCACCTCAAGCACAAAATATTGATGTGTATGTTAATGATCAAATGGTTTTTAATGATTTAGCATTCGGTGATTTTACTAAATACGTATACTTAGATGAAGGTGAATATAATGTATCTGTATATGTAGCTGGACAAAAAGATAGACCAATTATAAATCAAATGGTTGATGTTTCATCACAACAAATATTTACTGTAGCGGCTACTGGAAATTTAGATAACTTAGGTTTATTAGTTATACCTGATAAAGTATCAAAATCACCTTCTCAAAGTTATAGTTCACTACGAGTAATACATTTATCACCAAACGCCCCAGGTGTAAACATATTAGTTGACGGTGATATATTATTTGAAGATATATCATTTGAAGAGGGAACAGATTACGTAGATTTAAATCCTGGAACATATAATGTAAATGTGGTATTAAATACTGATAAAAGTGTTGTATTGCCACTTAAAGTAACATTAAATCCAGATAAGATATACACTATATATATAATAGGTAACCCACCTACTTTACAAGCGGTTCAAGTTGTAGATGGAAATACTTATGCTTGTAGGTAA
- a CDS encoding GNAT family N-acetyltransferase — protein sequence MKIEIVKDNKKYFLDLLLLADEQENMIDKYLERGIMFAMYDDGLKGICVVTKEDNRTYEIKNIAIYKEFHGMGYGQKLIEYIFKYFKNDCDTMYVGTGDSPLTVPFYERCGFIESHRIKNFFIDNYDNPIYECGKQLTDMVYFKKDL from the coding sequence ATGAAAATAGAAATAGTAAAAGATAATAAAAAATATTTTTTAGATTTGTTATTATTAGCAGATGAACAAGAAAATATGATTGATAAATATCTTGAAAGAGGTATTATGTTTGCAATGTATGATGATGGTTTAAAAGGAATTTGTGTAGTGACTAAAGAGGATAATAGAACCTATGAAATAAAAAATATTGCTATTTATAAAGAATTTCATGGTATGGGATATGGACAAAAATTGATTGAGTATATTTTTAAATACTTTAAAAATGATTGTGACACTATGTATGTAGGAACAGGTGATAGTCCGTTAACAGTACCTTTTTATGAAAGATGTGGATTTATAGAGTCTCATAGAATTAAAAATTTCTTTATAGATAATTATGATAATCCAATTTATGAATGTGGAAAGCAATTAACTGATATGGTTTATTTCAAGAAAGACTTATAA
- a CDS encoding DEAD/DEAH box helicase, protein MYSNLIEEIIRSHTDKNKFNTGFSFFKRNLVINDYSKVDGDNITFYATVIDENHRNNYTAIISINTKTRVISNMSCDCHSLLSNTKPQICSHIVATVLNGLENLNKESNDEYIDENITINPNITLDISQSRNGYMNMKLDIDGVDSNEYRDIFSSYKSNNRLYRMKNGAYLDLKDKDLEQAFKLIDILNIYNDFDNMKIPNNKAIYLEKLIEDEDLNFVKGSKYVSNVVKKFNKVKSKNYEIPKDLNATLRDYQVSGFEFFKTLSDYEFGGILADEMGLGKTIQTIAFLLSNKDKKSIVITPTALIYNWKNELEKFAPTLKVGLLHAAKSEREKILDNIDNYDVILTTYTTYKNDIDKYKNINFDYCIIDEAQNIKNPDAIITKAIKNVNAKVRFALTGTPIENNLMELWSIFDFIMPGYLYNKSKFKSIFVNNDKNIIELKNLIKPFILRRTKKEVITELPDKIEQKIIIDLEKEHKRAYKGYVNLITRKIKENNQDNITVFSYLTKLRQLCLSPELMVKNYQGRNSKLDVLINIIKDSSDKKILVFSQFTKVLEVIGKRLNEENIPYSYLDGKTSAKDRVKLVEEFNTNNNKVFLISLKAGGTGLNLTSANIVVHFDPWWNPAVEDQASDRAHRIGQKNVVNVIKLIAKDTAEERVINLQETKKELIEDVINGNLDNSSTLKNLSKDDIIDLFMS, encoded by the coding sequence ATGTACTCAAATTTAATAGAAGAAATAATAAGATCTCATACAGATAAAAATAAATTTAATACAGGATTTTCTTTCTTTAAAAGAAATTTAGTTATAAATGATTATTCAAAAGTAGATGGTGATAATATAACTTTTTATGCAACTGTAATAGATGAAAACCATAGAAACAACTACACCGCAATAATAAGTATAAACACAAAAACAAGAGTAATATCAAATATGAGTTGTGATTGTCATAGTTTACTATCAAATACTAAACCTCAAATATGTAGCCATATAGTAGCTACGGTATTAAATGGATTAGAGAATTTAAATAAAGAAAGTAATGATGAATATATAGACGAAAATATAACTATAAATCCTAATATAACTCTGGATATATCTCAATCAAGAAATGGATATATGAATATGAAGCTAGATATAGATGGAGTAGATTCAAATGAATACAGAGATATATTTAGCTCATATAAAAGCAATAATAGATTGTATAGAATGAAAAATGGTGCTTACTTAGACTTAAAAGATAAGGACCTAGAACAAGCATTTAAATTAATAGATATATTAAATATATACAATGACTTTGATAATATGAAAATACCAAACAACAAAGCTATATACTTAGAAAAACTTATAGAAGATGAAGATTTAAACTTTGTAAAGGGTAGTAAATATGTATCTAATGTAGTTAAGAAATTTAATAAAGTTAAAAGTAAAAATTATGAAATTCCAAAAGATTTAAATGCAACTCTTAGAGATTATCAAGTAAGTGGATTTGAGTTCTTTAAAACTTTATCAGATTATGAGTTTGGAGGAATACTAGCTGATGAAATGGGTCTAGGTAAAACTATACAAACAATAGCTTTTTTACTATCTAATAAAGATAAAAAAAGCATAGTAATAACACCAACAGCCCTTATATACAATTGGAAAAATGAATTAGAAAAATTTGCTCCAACATTAAAAGTTGGACTTTTACATGCAGCAAAAAGTGAAAGAGAAAAGATATTAGATAATATAGATAACTACGATGTTATACTAACTACTTATACAACTTATAAAAATGATATAGATAAATATAAAAATATAAACTTTGATTATTGTATTATAGATGAAGCCCAAAACATTAAAAATCCAGATGCAATTATTACAAAAGCTATAAAAAATGTAAATGCTAAAGTTAGATTTGCATTAACTGGAACACCTATAGAAAATAACTTAATGGAACTTTGGTCAATATTTGATTTTATAATGCCAGGATACTTATATAATAAATCAAAGTTTAAAAGTATATTTGTAAATAACGATAAAAATATTATAGAGCTTAAAAATCTTATAAAACCATTTATATTAAGAAGAACTAAAAAAGAAGTTATAACAGAATTACCAGATAAAATAGAGCAAAAAATTATAATAGACTTAGAAAAAGAACATAAAAGAGCATATAAAGGATATGTAAACCTTATAACTAGAAAAATAAAAGAAAATAATCAAGATAATATAACTGTATTTTCATATTTAACAAAATTAAGACAACTATGTTTATCACCAGAACTTATGGTTAAAAACTACCAAGGTAGAAACTCTAAGCTAGATGTTTTAATTAACATTATAAAAGATTCAAGTGATAAAAAAATACTAGTATTCTCTCAATTTACAAAAGTACTAGAAGTTATAGGTAAAAGATTAAATGAAGAAAATATACCATATAGCTATTTAGACGGTAAAACTAGTGCCAAAGATAGAGTAAAGCTAGTAGAGGAGTTTAATACAAATAATAACAAAGTATTCTTAATATCTTTAAAAGCTGGAGGAACAGGGTTAAACTTAACAAGTGCAAATATAGTAGTTCATTTTGACCCATGGTGGAATCCAGCTGTTGAAGACCAAGCAAGTGATAGAGCTCATAGAATAGGTCAAAAGAATGTAGTTAATGTAATAAAGCTTATAGCAAAAGATACAGCAGAGGAAAGAGTAATAAACTTACAAGAAACTAAAAAAGAGCTTATAGAAGATGTTATTAATGGAAACTTAGATAATAGCTCTACATTAAAGAATTTATCTAAAGACGATATAATAGATTTATTTATGAGTTAA
- a CDS encoding GntR family transcriptional regulator codes for MSFEFDNNKPIYLQLVDIIKLKIISKELKPGSKLSSVRDMAQEFGVNPNTMQRALSELERENLLYSQRTSGRFVTDNEDNINQLREEVAKVEILSLYNILTKLGYKKEELIELVINNLKEMS; via the coding sequence ATGTCTTTTGAATTTGATAATAATAAACCTATATATCTTCAATTAGTAGATATAATCAAACTTAAGATAATATCTAAAGAGCTAAAACCAGGCTCTAAGTTAAGTTCTGTAAGAGATATGGCTCAAGAATTTGGTGTAAATCCTAATACTATGCAACGGGCATTATCTGAACTTGAAAGAGAAAATCTTTTATACAGTCAAAGAACAAGTGGAAGGTTTGTAACCGACAATGAAGATAATATAAATCAACTGCGTGAAGAAGTAGCTAAGGTTGAAATATTATCTCTATACAATATACTTACTAAACTTGGTTACAAAAAAGAAGAGCTAATAGAATTAGTGATAAATAATTTAAAGGAGATGAGCTAA
- a CDS encoding ABC transporter permease, producing the protein MLGKLLKYELKATSRVFIPLYIAILVVSIVNGLSLNLEIFNIQGLATIILMCLFISLFVITIVVTIQRFNKNLLKDEGYLMFTLPVSSKSLVLSKYLTSLIWTFLSFVVAFLSFNIIFIIPTYKYFDFSYFVNEFNLLFSNMLNLNILGQFIKIILLMVISYTIFIFNVYLSLSIGQLPIFNRFRNISSFIGFLVINLLISYAQNTVSLFVNDASVNIEAIDNINYAISSVTSIVSKGLNIAIVINLIIILVLFFATTYILDKKLNLE; encoded by the coding sequence ATGTTAGGTAAGTTATTAAAATATGAATTAAAAGCTACTTCAAGAGTATTTATACCTCTTTATATAGCAATACTTGTTGTCTCTATAGTAAATGGATTATCATTAAACTTAGAAATATTCAATATTCAAGGCTTAGCAACTATTATACTTATGTGTTTATTTATTTCATTATTTGTTATTACTATAGTTGTTACTATACAAAGATTTAATAAAAACTTACTTAAAGATGAAGGTTACTTAATGTTTACCCTTCCTGTAAGTTCTAAATCACTTGTTCTATCAAAATATTTAACATCATTAATATGGACATTTTTAAGTTTTGTTGTAGCATTTTTATCATTTAATATAATATTTATAATACCAACTTATAAGTATTTTGATTTTAGTTACTTTGTAAATGAATTTAATTTATTGTTTTCAAATATGTTAAATCTTAATATACTAGGTCAATTTATTAAGATAATATTATTAATGGTTATTAGTTATACAATCTTTATATTTAATGTATATTTATCTCTTTCAATTGGTCAGTTACCAATATTTAATAGGTTTAGAAATATATCTTCATTTATAGGATTTTTAGTTATTAACTTACTTATATCTTATGCTCAAAATACAGTTAGTTTATTTGTAAATGATGCTTCTGTAAATATTGAAGCTATTGATAATATTAATTATGCAATTAGTAGTGTAACATCTATTGTTTCTAAAGGTCTTAATATAGCCATAGTAATTAATCTAATTATAATATTAGTATTATTCTTTGCAACAACTTATATATTAGATAAAAAATTGAATTTAGAATAA
- a CDS encoding flavodoxin: MKIVYWSGSGNTEKMANLIAQGIKENGVEAQVIDVSHANSDIFNDEDIIILGCPAMGAEMLEECEFEPFIESISSKVSGKKAVLFGSYDWGDGEWMRDWMSRMEEYGCDVMFDGLIIHEALEDDCTECLELGKKIAGMLVKSFN; encoded by the coding sequence ATGAAAATAGTATATTGGTCAGGGTCAGGTAACACTGAAAAAATGGCAAATTTAATAGCGCAAGGGATAAAAGAAAATGGAGTAGAAGCTCAAGTAATAGACGTATCTCATGCTAATTCAGATATATTTAATGATGAAGACATAATAATATTAGGGTGCCCAGCTATGGGAGCAGAAATGCTAGAAGAATGTGAATTTGAACCATTTATAGAAAGTATATCAAGTAAGGTATCAGGCAAAAAAGCAGTACTGTTTGGCTCTTACGATTGGGGCGATGGTGAATGGATGAGAGACTGGATGAGCAGAATGGAAGAGTATGGTTGCGATGTAATGTTTGATGGTCTTATAATCCATGAAGCACTAGAGGATGATTGTACAGAGTGCTTAGAATTAGGAAAAAAAATTGCAGGTATGTTAGTTAAGTCATTTAATTAA
- a CDS encoding BMP family lipoprotein produces MTFKKIATLAMATVVSASLLVGCSGNNESASDDKITVAMITDVAGVNDQSFNQSAWEGLQRAEKELGIEVKYLESKQDSDYATNIETLVDEDVDLILGVGMKLSEAIKEGSELYPDQNFVLVDEEIDASNVKSILFKAEESAYLAGLIAGKTTKTNNVGFIGGMELPVIDTFKYGYMAGVKAANPDAKVQAQYANSFTDQAKGKAIANQMYTNGADIVFTCGGDVGTGAIEAAKENNKYAIGVDRDQSDLAPQNVLTSAIKRVDAGVFETVKSYVNGTFEGGTTTTYGLEENAVGVPDTTKNLVSQDILDLVEETITKLKNKEITVPKNEEEYNAMFK; encoded by the coding sequence ATGACATTTAAAAAAATAGCAACATTAGCAATGGCAACAGTGGTATCAGCATCATTATTAGTAGGATGTTCGGGAAATAATGAAAGTGCATCAGATGATAAAATAACTGTAGCAATGATAACAGACGTAGCAGGAGTAAACGACCAAAGTTTCAATCAAAGTGCATGGGAAGGACTTCAAAGGGCTGAAAAAGAATTAGGTATAGAAGTTAAGTACTTAGAATCAAAACAAGATTCAGACTATGCAACAAACATAGAAACATTAGTTGATGAAGATGTAGATTTAATACTTGGAGTAGGTATGAAATTATCTGAAGCAATAAAAGAAGGTTCTGAGTTATATCCAGACCAAAACTTCGTACTAGTAGATGAAGAAATTGATGCTAGCAACGTAAAGAGTATATTATTTAAAGCTGAAGAATCAGCATACTTAGCAGGTTTAATAGCAGGTAAAACTACTAAAACAAATAATGTAGGATTTATAGGTGGTATGGAGTTACCAGTTATAGATACTTTTAAATATGGATATATGGCAGGAGTAAAAGCAGCTAACCCAGATGCTAAAGTTCAAGCTCAATATGCAAACTCATTTACAGATCAAGCAAAAGGTAAAGCTATAGCTAACCAAATGTACACAAATGGTGCAGACATAGTGTTCACTTGTGGTGGAGACGTTGGAACAGGTGCTATAGAAGCAGCTAAAGAAAACAATAAATATGCAATAGGTGTTGATAGAGACCAAAGTGATTTAGCACCTCAAAATGTATTAACTTCAGCTATAAAAAGAGTTGATGCAGGTGTATTTGAAACAGTTAAATCATATGTAAACGGAACATTTGAAGGTGGAACAACTACAACTTATGGATTAGAAGAAAATGCAGTAGGAGTACCTGACACTACTAAAAACTTAGTTTCTCAAGATATATTAGATTTAGTTGAAGAAACAATTACAAAGTTAAAAAATAAAGAAATAACAGTTCCTAAGAACGAAGAAGAATATAACGCTATGTTTAAATAG
- a CDS encoding 5'-3' exonuclease gives MENLFDFLENKNKEENIILETKTIDISTTQNDKYIIDEEHLKHIEKVKISLYNEDEIKASGLERSDYIRLNSYVGSRLNTDLRIKNNPIKEVEVKIELVEENYLDSLEEVEMDEDIFNENDSIKENKLLIVDGSSLLSTSFYATARDLLFAKTEEQKEFAYTKLMKSPDGEYTNGIYMFFKTLLPLIESQKITHLAVVLDRSRNTFRREIDPEYKANRSETPYPLKSQFKLLTELLQEINIPVFSHTKYEADDFAGSLVKKFEKDIPIYLHTKDEDYIQLVSDNTKLWMVTSKADDMYKEIGIDKKNINVPSGIFEYTPEYVKHFKGIEPIQIIDAKAIEGDKSDNIKGVKNVGPTSSRPLIAHYGSIEEIYKNIENLSKNEEKELLTFFKESLGIKRSPLKNLLLYKEDAIISKKLATIKTDIEEIQNMDLDSLALNIDNEKMHEIFMNLGMVSLVK, from the coding sequence ATGGAAAATTTATTCGATTTTTTAGAAAATAAAAACAAAGAAGAAAATATAATATTAGAAACTAAAACTATAGATATATCTACTACACAAAATGATAAATACATCATAGATGAAGAGCACTTAAAACATATAGAAAAAGTTAAAATAAGTTTATATAATGAAGATGAAATAAAGGCATCAGGCCTAGAAAGAAGCGATTATATAAGATTAAATAGTTATGTTGGCTCTAGATTAAATACAGATTTAAGAATTAAAAACAATCCTATAAAAGAAGTAGAAGTTAAAATAGAATTAGTTGAAGAAAACTATTTAGACTCACTTGAAGAAGTTGAAATGGATGAAGATATATTTAATGAAAATGATAGTATAAAAGAAAATAAATTACTAATAGTTGATGGATCTTCACTTTTATCAACAAGTTTTTATGCAACTGCAAGAGATTTACTATTTGCAAAAACAGAAGAACAAAAAGAGTTTGCATATACAAAATTAATGAAATCTCCAGATGGAGAATATACAAATGGAATATATATGTTCTTTAAAACATTACTTCCATTAATTGAAAGTCAAAAGATAACACATTTAGCAGTGGTACTTGATAGAAGTAGAAACACATTTAGACGAGAAATAGATCCAGAATACAAAGCAAATAGAAGTGAAACACCATATCCACTTAAAAGTCAATTTAAGTTATTAACTGAATTGCTGCAAGAGATAAATATACCTGTATTTTCTCATACTAAATATGAGGCAGATGATTTTGCTGGGAGTTTAGTTAAGAAATTTGAAAAAGATATACCTATATATTTACACACGAAAGATGAAGATTATATTCAGTTAGTATCAGATAATACTAAATTATGGATGGTAACAAGTAAAGCTGATGATATGTATAAAGAAATAGGTATAGATAAAAAGAATATCAATGTTCCAAGTGGGATATTTGAATATACACCAGAGTATGTTAAACACTTTAAAGGAATAGAACCAATTCAAATTATAGATGCAAAGGCCATAGAAGGGGATAAGTCAGATAACATAAAAGGTGTTAAAAATGTAGGTCCTACTTCATCTAGACCACTTATAGCACATTATGGTTCTATAGAGGAAATATATAAGAATATAGAAAACTTAAGCAAAAATGAAGAAAAGGAACTTTTAACATTCTTTAAAGAAAGCCTAGGTATAAAAAGATCTCCTTTAAAGAACTTATTACTATATAAAGAAGATGCAATTATTAGTAAAAAATTAGCAACTATAAAAACTGATATAGAAGAAATACAAAATATGGATTTAGATAGTTTAGCCTTAAATATAGACAATGAAAAGATGCATGAAATATTTATGAATCTAGGAATGGTAAGTTTAGTTAAATAA